From the genome of Helicobacter sp. 12S02232-10, one region includes:
- a CDS encoding SulP family inorganic anion transporter encodes MHYRLIRTKNDMLSGAVVAVALIPEAIGFALVANFDPIIGLYTAFILGLITAILGGKPGMISGAAGSMVVVIASLSLSHGLQYVLWASILAGIFQILIGIFRLGKFIRFVPQPAIFGFVNGLAIIIAMSQLQFFKGEGISMYVLVGITMAIMFILPRFSKIIPAGLVAIVGLGLISYFLHLDTKSVADLGNMSGTLPHFGIPQAPLNWETLKIILPYSIILALVGLIEALLTLSVLDELGGKRGNSNQECIAQGIGNTTCGFFGAMAGCAMIGQSIINSTSGGTTKLSSITAAILLIVFVVSIPGIIGKIPIGVLVGIMFMVSIKTFEWASLSRLKTMGKPDAFVLIAVTIITIFADLAIAVIIGVIISALVFAYQNAKIRSVCKIQEDGTKVYELEGPLFFGSSTGFANDLFDPKNDPQNVVIDFGKTRVMDSSGVEAIDKVAKKYILEGKKLKLRHLSQDCKKTLHLAQKYCTYELDDPDYKVALD; translated from the coding sequence ATGCATTATCGATTGATCCGAACAAAAAACGATATGCTCTCCGGAGCAGTCGTAGCCGTTGCCCTCATCCCTGAAGCCATCGGATTTGCTCTTGTGGCAAATTTTGATCCCATCATAGGGCTTTATACGGCTTTTATTTTGGGACTTATCACAGCTATTCTTGGTGGTAAGCCTGGAATGATTAGCGGGGCTGCAGGCTCTATGGTTGTTGTTATAGCAAGCCTTTCGCTCAGCCACGGGTTGCAATATGTCTTGTGGGCAAGCATTTTAGCAGGTATTTTTCAAATCCTCATCGGTATTTTTCGACTGGGTAAATTCATCCGTTTTGTCCCCCAACCCGCAATTTTTGGATTTGTAAATGGATTAGCCATCATCATTGCAATGAGTCAATTGCAGTTTTTTAAAGGAGAAGGCATATCTATGTATGTGCTAGTTGGAATTACAATGGCAATAATGTTTATTCTTCCACGCTTCAGCAAAATCATTCCAGCAGGATTGGTTGCAATTGTCGGGTTGGGATTGATTTCTTATTTTTTACATTTAGATACTAAAAGTGTTGCAGATTTAGGGAATATGAGTGGCACACTCCCGCATTTTGGAATCCCGCAAGCTCCACTTAATTGGGAAACCCTTAAAATCATCTTGCCCTATTCGATTATTTTGGCATTAGTCGGATTGATTGAAGCGCTATTGACACTCTCAGTCCTTGATGAACTTGGAGGCAAACGAGGAAACAGCAATCAAGAATGCATTGCACAAGGTATAGGGAATACAACTTGCGGGTTTTTTGGCGCGATGGCAGGATGTGCAATGATCGGTCAAAGCATTATCAATTCTACTTCTGGGGGAACAACCAAGCTTTCCTCAATTACAGCAGCAATTTTACTGATTGTCTTTGTAGTCAGCATTCCTGGAATTATTGGCAAAATTCCTATTGGTGTTTTGGTAGGAATTATGTTTATGGTCTCAATCAAAACTTTTGAATGGGCAAGCCTCTCTAGGTTAAAAACAATGGGCAAACCTGATGCTTTTGTGCTTATTGCCGTCACCATCATCACTATTTTTGCCGATTTGGCTATTGCTGTGATTATCGGGGTCATTATTTCTGCACTTGTGTTTGCTTATCAAAACGCAAAAATCAGATCTGTGTGTAAGATTCAAGAAGATGGGACAAAAGTATATGAGCTTGAAGGTCCTCTATTTTTTGGCTCAAGCACAGGTTTTGCAAATGATCTTTTTGACCCTAAAAATGACCCTCAAAACGTCGTGATTGATTTTGGTAAAACTAGAGTAATGGATAGCAGCGGGGTTGAAGCGATTGATAAAGTCGCAAAAAAATACATTTTAGAAGGCAAAAAACTTAAGCTTCGCCATTTAAGCCAAGATTGTAAAAAAACCTTGCATTTAGCGCAAAAATACTGCACTTATGAACTTGATGACCCTGATTATAAAGTCGCTCTAGACTGA
- the ribD gene encoding bifunctional diaminohydroxyphosphoribosylaminopyrimidine deaminase/5-amino-6-(5-phosphoribosylamino)uracil reductase RibD yields MFGDERLMSICLEEAWKYQTLTLPNPAVGAMVVEKNTEVLSVCAHTKSGTAHAEVNALKVAYEKLSNQVCPAKTSNDIHYFLAKNHRGIFKDCSLYVTLEPCNHYGKTPPCAELLEIIRPKRVIVGAMERQAEAFGGAKRLLNAGIEVRLGILEKECNAMLYPFLCQKENGRFNLFKIAQRLNGDYKSGIISGLSSREFTHNQRSVANALIVSGATLREDRPTLDSRYALKDYGKKAPNVRILTSQSEFDLDIPLFSVPDREVKICHSISDLGLESGFNIIEGGWRLFKSLNSQIDMVLVHFSPTLKMGVHSAGFEWGGELLYTQKLENDALLWIKRC; encoded by the coding sequence ATGTTTGGTGATGAACGGTTGATGTCAATATGCCTTGAAGAAGCTTGGAAATATCAGACTCTTACGCTTCCTAATCCTGCTGTAGGTGCAATGGTAGTCGAAAAAAATACCGAAGTGCTTTCAGTTTGTGCTCATACCAAAAGCGGTACGGCTCACGCTGAAGTGAATGCCTTAAAAGTCGCCTATGAAAAATTGAGCAATCAAGTTTGTCCCGCCAAAACTTCAAATGATATTCATTATTTTTTGGCGAAAAATCATCGGGGTATTTTTAAAGATTGTAGTCTTTATGTTACGCTTGAGCCGTGCAATCATTATGGAAAAACGCCTCCGTGTGCAGAACTTTTAGAAATTATCAGACCCAAAAGAGTCATCGTGGGTGCTATGGAGAGACAGGCGGAGGCATTTGGAGGTGCTAAAAGGCTTTTAAATGCTGGTATTGAAGTGAGACTAGGGATTTTAGAAAAGGAATGCAATGCAATGCTTTATCCTTTTTTGTGCCAGAAAGAAAATGGGCGTTTTAATCTTTTTAAAATTGCTCAACGTCTTAATGGGGATTACAAAAGCGGGATCATTTCAGGATTGAGTTCTAGGGAATTCACTCACAATCAACGCAGTGTAGCAAATGCATTGATAGTTTCTGGAGCAACGCTTAGAGAGGACAGACCGACTTTGGATTCAAGATATGCACTAAAAGATTATGGAAAAAAGGCGCCTAATGTGCGGATTTTAACCTCTCAATCTGAGTTTGATCTTGATATCCCACTTTTTAGTGTTCCTGATCGTGAAGTAAAAATATGCCATAGCATATCGGATTTGGGATTGGAATCTGGTTTTAATATTATTGAGGGCGGTTGGAGGCTTTTTAAAAGTTTAAATTCGCAAATAGATATGGTTTTGGTGCATTTTTCCCCGACCTTAAAAATGGGTGTGCATTCAGCGGGTTTTGAATGGGGAGGGGAACTTCTTTATACTCAAAAATTGGAAAATGATGCATTGTTATGGATAAAAAGATGCTGA
- a CDS encoding methyltransferase — protein MDKKMLKIYQLHDGYCYNSDSLFLYDFARGFLKKSFCILEIGSGSGVIGLLCAKESGASLVMVEADEASASLSQINAKSAGVEARVICEDFLQYKTSEKFDVVISNPPFYRAGVVAPKNPRIQMARNEEFLPFEKLCKQVKRVLKPNGSFIFCYDAKESHRVFYTLKAVGFNAEVMRFIHPRLDKGASLMLCRARINTKSSLKVLPPLFTHNSALQTDNTKEVKEIYQRANTHSIKVYSRDLPQNLSGKIQ, from the coding sequence ATGGATAAAAAGATGCTGAAAATTTATCAGCTCCACGATGGGTATTGCTACAATAGTGACAGTTTGTTTTTGTATGATTTTGCTAGAGGTTTTTTGAAAAAATCTTTTTGTATTTTGGAGATAGGATCAGGAAGCGGGGTTATTGGATTGCTTTGTGCGAAAGAAAGTGGGGCTAGCCTTGTGATGGTGGAAGCTGATGAGGCGAGTGCTAGTTTATCTCAAATCAATGCAAAAAGTGCAGGGGTAGAAGCAAGAGTTATTTGTGAGGATTTTTTGCAATATAAAACTTCTGAAAAATTTGATGTTGTAATATCTAATCCTCCATTTTATAGAGCTGGTGTAGTGGCGCCAAAAAATCCTCGGATTCAGATGGCTAGAAATGAAGAATTTTTACCTTTTGAAAAACTTTGCAAGCAGGTAAAAAGAGTTTTAAAACCCAATGGAAGCTTTATATTTTGTTACGATGCTAAGGAGTCTCATCGGGTTTTTTATACTTTGAAAGCAGTGGGATTTAATGCTGAAGTGATGCGGTTTATACATCCCCGTCTTGATAAAGGGGCAAGTTTGATGTTATGTAGAGCTCGTATAAATACAAAATCAAGCTTGAAGGTTCTACCGCCTTTATTTACGCATAATTCCGCACTCCAAACAGACAACACCAAAGAGGTTAAGGAGATTTATCAGAGAGCAAATACGCATAGCATTAAGGTATATTCTAGGGATTTACCGCAAAATTTGAGCGGAAAAATTCAATGA